A window of Actinomadura viridis genomic DNA:
CACGAGCCCCCCGGCCACGGCCTTTCCGGCGTTCAGGTGACTTTCAGGTTGCTTCCAGGCCGATTGCAGCCCTGATGGACATGCTGAGGGTGGAGAAAGGCAGGGGGATGCCATGAACGCCGAGCAGGGATGGGCCGGTCCGCGAGACCACCGGGGCGACCAGGGACACCAGGACCGGAAGGTCGCTCCGGAGGCGAGCACCGGCATCGGCAACCCGTACATGCCCGGGCCGGTCCCGCAGTACATGCCGCCGGGGACGCGGCCCTGGTGGACGGCGCGCCGCAGGATCGCCGCGGCCGGGGCCGCCGTGGCCCTCGCGCTGGGGGCCGGTGGCGCCGGTGCGGTGGCGGCGATGGAGCTCGCCGGCCCGCGGACCGTGATCGGGAGCCCGACCGCGGTGTCCCGGGTCGCCGGCGGGGGCACGGTCGCCCAGGTGGCGGCGGCGGTGCAGCCGAGCGTGGTGTCGATACGGACCCAGTCGGGCGCCGGCTCCGGTGGCGGCTCCGGCGTGGTCCTGCGCTCGGACGGCGTCATCCTCACCAACGCCCACGTCGTGGAGAACGCGTCGCGGGTCTCGGTGAGGTTCAGTGACGGCCGTACCGCCCAGGCCACCGTGCTCGGCAGCGACACCGGCGGCGACGTCGCCGTGATCAAGGCGTCCGGCGTCTCCGGGCTCAAGCCCGCCGCGCTGGGCGACAGCGACGCGCTGGCGGTCGGCGACACGGTCCTGGCGGTGGGCAGCCCGCTCGGCCTCGACGGGTCGGTGACCTCGGGCATCGTCAGCGCCCTGGGACGGGAGATCCAGGAGGGCGGCGGCGACGGTGGCGACTCCCGCCTGCCGCCGTACCTCCGCGACCAGGTCTCCCAGCGGCAGAGCACGGTCATCGGGAACGCGATCCAGACCGACGCCGCGATCAATCCCGGCAACTCCGGGGGCGCGCTGGTGAACGCGGCCGGCCAGGTCATCGGGATCAACACGGCGATCGCCACCTCCGGCGGCGGCTCCGGCAACATCGGGGTCGGCTTCGCGATCCCGATCAACGACGCGAGGAAGGCGGCCGAGTCGATCATCGCGGCCGGCGCGCGGTGATCACCGCCTGCCCGGCCGGACGGTCTCATCGGCGGCCCGAGGGCTCTGGGGGGGGAGCGGGGGACCGCGCCGGTGAATCGGGCCGCGGCACGCGCGGGGAGCGCGCGCCGCGGCCGAGGGGGAGCGAGGGCCGTGTGATCCCTAGGGGGTGGGGATCACACGGCCCTGGGCTGTGTCTCAAAGTCCCGGCCCACGGCGCTCGCCTGGCGGCTCGCACCTCACCGGGCCTGTGCGAGCGCGACATCGCTTCGCGATCTGCCCGGCGCGGCTCGCCTCCGGCATCGCCCCACCGGGCAGCCAACGCGCTCGCGCGCTGGCTGAGGCCACTTCGAGTCACGCCCTGGCACGTAGGGCGGAGTGGGCGCGGGGAGAGCGTGTGCGGGCTGCGTGCGTGCGGGCAGAACGCCGCGGAAAAGGGCGCGACATGATCCGCCGATGGCGGGGATAATCGGGCCATGCCCGGCAACCTGCGCGTCCGCGGCTCGGTCTCGATCCCCGAGTCCGA
This region includes:
- a CDS encoding S1C family serine protease, producing MNAEQGWAGPRDHRGDQGHQDRKVAPEASTGIGNPYMPGPVPQYMPPGTRPWWTARRRIAAAGAAVALALGAGGAGAVAAMELAGPRTVIGSPTAVSRVAGGGTVAQVAAAVQPSVVSIRTQSGAGSGGGSGVVLRSDGVILTNAHVVENASRVSVRFSDGRTAQATVLGSDTGGDVAVIKASGVSGLKPAALGDSDALAVGDTVLAVGSPLGLDGSVTSGIVSALGREIQEGGGDGGDSRLPPYLRDQVSQRQSTVIGNAIQTDAAINPGNSGGALVNAAGQVIGINTAIATSGGGSGNIGVGFAIPINDARKAAESIIAAGAR